The window GGAGCGGACCCTTACCACCGAGGCCACTCTGCCCTACAGAACTCCATCCTGGGTCTGTCAGCTGACCTCTGTCCTTCCATCCTGGGCCATTCTCCGCCTGACTCTGAAGGTTGGAAGACTGGGTTTCTTCCTCTTGTTCTTCATCGTCTGAGTCAGATTCGTCATTGTAGAAGTGAATTGTGGCTTGCACTGGGAAACTGGCCAGCACTTTTTCCCCAGAACTCTGCAGATACTCTTGGCGCTTTGAAATGGGTAAATAAAGtctaatatttaagaaacaaatacacCATTAATCACCCTGAAATAGGCTAACCTCCATCTAGCGGGTCCTCTTCCCTAGAGGCATCTAACTCCCAATCTCCCTCTCTGATCTTGCCTTCACTGTGCAGAGTGTTTTCTAAATCATCAGAACACAAAAACGTGGGCAGGTGGAGAGACCTGGCAAAAGGAACCCTACACACCAGTTCAGAAACAAGCTATAATCGGAGTGAGCAGATCGATTTAGACCACCACGGGAAAAAGGGGGTGCTTCCATGAAggtaaaaggaaattaaaacccTGGGTTTCAAGATGAAGAGTCTCATTCTGATCAAACAGAGAATGTCACTTATCCTGGAGAATATATGTCCTATTTAGGTTAGGCCCCACTCCCCCTAGCACCCCCAAGGATAGGGAATGTTGTGACCTTTGGGCTCTGGAGGAAATAGGACTCTGGAACCACAGTCTAGAGAAGCAGCTAATTTTTCTGGACGTTGCTACAGAGAAGCTGTAGGAGTGGGTTCCTAGCTTTGCCAGAACAGAAAACGGTAACCCTGACTATGTGTCTAaagaataggaaggaaggaaggaaggaaggaaggaaggaaagaaggaaggaaaggagggaggaagggagggagggaggaagaaaggaagggaaagaacctAAATATATAAACTTGGAACTCTAAATTCAGGTTTTGTAGAATTTAGGATTACAGTTATACAtggaaagtatttaaaataccCTTCACTCTCCCCATAACCCCTTATTCTTATGCCTTTCActaatttatttgcattttttcctgAGGTCTTCTGAGGAACTGAGAGGGATTATCGTTTGACCACTACTTATTTGCaaagctgatttcttttttatttttaagtaatctctatgcccaacatggggcttaaacctacaaccccgagatccagagtcacacactctaccaactgagccagccgtgCACCCCTGCAAAGCTGATTGcaatttctctctttttggatataaaagaaaagagagagagggagagagaatgcccTACTATAAATAATGCATGACAATTCTGAACTTCCTAGGATTTCTGATAAGCCAGGGATTCTCAACCTCCAGAGcacacttggcaatgtctggagacatttctggttgccTCAACTGAGAAGAAGCCCCTAGCATGTAGTgcacagaggccagggatgctggtaAACATCCCATAATGCCCACCACAGCCCCTTACAACAAAGATCTATCCAGCTCCAAGTGTCAATAGTGCTCGGGTTGAGGAACTCTGCaacaaacagagaaaaagaaaaccattatatatatatatataatttctacatatagaatatatattattatatataaatatattaaatatattaatttatatatatttctatattatataaaatacaaataatgacagaatataatataattatatattatatataatatatattatatatatagaatattatataaaatacgAGTAATGACAGAAACATAAACATAGTTTAGGTTTGGCCATATTAAAAATTAGCTGTAATGCTGAAGTATTTACAGGGGAATTTGAATTTGTGGGCTGTCTGGAAGTGCTCTAAAATTctaacaacaggggcgcctgggggcgcacagtcggttaagcatccaactcttggtttcacctcagttcaggatctcagggtcatgagattgagcccagggtcgggctctgtgctcagtggggtgtctgcttgggattctctctctccctctccctctgcccctcccacttgtgctctctctctttcaaataaataaatcttaaaaaaaatattctaacaataataaaaacataattgggAGAGGGTGATACACACGATCAGATCTGAAGACTGTTGATAATTATTGAGGCTGGAGATGGCCATGTGGAGGCCAGTGACTATTCTCTCCCCTTGTgtgtaagtttgaaattttttgtaataaaaagataaaataaacttgTGTCCTTGGTTTGTAATGCACGCTTCACCAGTCCCTGCATTTTCAGTGAATCAAACATTGGGGAGCAGCAGAGTGTCTGTGGTAAGCAGGTGCATGGGTGTGCGGGGCAAGTGGTGCTCACAGGGCATGAAGGAGGGTGGTGGCCCTCAACCCCGATGCACGTTGGGATCAGCCGGGGAGCCTGTGAAAATACAGACACGTAGGCCTTGCCCAGACTGAGTGCGTCAGCACCCCCCGGGGAGCCACCCagagtctgtatttttaaagcttcccgAGTGATCCTGTGGGGAATAAAGACCACTGGTGTCAGGGCACGAGGAAAGTTTCCCTTTTCCAAAAATCACTCTTTGACCAGTCTGAAGGGCTTTCGATTTTATCTCTAGCAATTAGGATCTTTGGATTTTACTAAAGCTTTCGGTCTTCCAGGATAACCAGGGTAAAAATACTCTTCCaggatggggagagaaagagaccgagaaacagataaaaatcctGAGCGTGAGCCACCTGCCCAAAGTGGATGAAATGTAAGAGGGACACAGCAGGACACAGTCCCCCAGGACTGTGGGAGCTCAGAAAGCCTGGAGGAGCCAACCGCAGTGGAGCCATCCACCCGGCCCCTCATTCGGTCACACACGTTTTGAAGGTTTACTTTGCTCTGGACGATATACTAACTGATGTCCTGGGAGAGAAATCGGAATGGGCTTAAATATTTAAGTAGATCAGcagacacacatatacaattCACATTCCGTTGAATTTAACACAAGACATAATATGTAATGAGaggtaaaaacaaaagacaaaggaaagggtgcctgggtggctcagttgttaagcgtctgccttcggctcaggtcatgatcccaggtcctgggatcgagccccgcatcagcctccctgctcagcgggaggcctgcttctccctctcccactccccctgcttgtgttccctctctggctgtctctttctctgtcaaataaacaaaatctttaaaaaaaataaaaatttaaaaaaatttaaaaaaatttaaaaaaaagacaaaggaaagaggTCAATCCAATTTGCAACTAGAACactgaatgaacgaatgaatgaatgaatgattccagAATGGATTCCAGAAATCCAACAAAAGATCCTTGAAGTTTCTTGGGGTAATAATAACTAAATATTAGAGAATATACTgaattattttctactttgttgAGAATGTGCACAGTTGAAGACATTAAAGTGTATTTATGCctctattaaaaggaaataatctaTTTCTTACTGTGAGGTCATGTTACCTTACAGGATGCTGAAACCCAAAGGCCCCCTTTGATCCCGGAGTTTGTTGGTCACCTTCAGGTTCAAGCTGTAAAGACAGACACGTACAAACACAGACGTGGTCAAGAACCTCATAGTCAACAACCTTAGCATcctgaaattctaaaaaagaaaatccaagtaGTCTGCACTTCTTAGTATCAATACCAATTTTAGAGACAGTTTAAACACCCTCACAGTATTTGATaagcccctctttctcttcctgttgtCAGCAATGTCCTGGGCACTGTGAGGGATTCAAAGATGGAAAGATGAGTCTGACGCAGTCCTGCAGTTCAGGTTTTTTCAATCTAACGGGAAAAGACACACGTAGGCAAATGACTACACTACAAAGCCTCGTTCAGCAAGATGCCAACGATTCTaggcagggaggaagaaaagcttcacGGAGGGCCTAGCAGAGACGTCAGCAGCATTTGGGTGTGCAAGTCTGAGACCATTCCTGGCGGAGGGGAACATCAAATTCTGAGGGGCCAGAAAACAGAGAGCATAGGTGGGGAGAGGTGAGGAGCCCAGTGTGGAATGAAGGAGAAGCTGTGTTATTTAATGGGCTCCAGCAGGAAGCTGAGTCCCGATTACAGGATACCTTGAATACCTACTTTTGAGCCTGGGTTTCATTCTGGAGACAGCACTAGAGACCATTGCTGGTTTTTGAGCCAGGAGTTCAACAGTCAGATCTGTATTTTAAGGATAATGGAGGCCCCGGGGAGCAGTGCACAGCCTAGATTGGGGAGGTAAGGGCTCAGAGGCACGGGGCAAGAAGGGATAAAGGTCTGAACAGTGACAGGAAGGCAAGGAAAGATGGATCCCAAGGGCAAAAAACCACTTGACCACTTGAATATCACGAGTGGAGGAAAGGGAAGCCAGTCGGAGCCACTAAGGGCAACATTGATGGAGATAAGATacaagcagaaagagagagagagagagccaggctTGTCCATGCTGTGACCAGCATCAGCGCTAGGGAGGTGAAGGGACAGTCACACCTGCCTGTCCAGGACTGACCCCATTCTACCCAAATTCGTGAGGTCCTGACTCTCAGTGAACTTGGCCTGAACTGTGGTCAGATGATCT of the Halichoerus grypus chromosome 1, mHalGry1.hap1.1, whole genome shotgun sequence genome contains:
- the RIPPLY3 gene encoding protein ripply3, with the protein product MRPEAAAGAREARGRVCHCPADGLRRPPPPRGPESPTPWRPWILTPQEAELTRTGSRLEPEGDQQTPGSKGAFGFQHPVRLYLPISKRQEYLQSSGEKVLASFPVQATIHFYNDESDSDDEEQEEETQSSNLQSQAENGPGWKDRGQLTDPGWSSVGQSGLGGKGPLPHGDSLGGTEHASPK